From Cellulomonas chengniuliangii, the proteins below share one genomic window:
- a CDS encoding mycofactocin-coupled SDR family oxidoreductase (This oxidoreductase belongs to a branch of the SDR family in which the NAD cofactor is especially deeply buried and is non-exchangeable. Members of this branch occur only in species that product mycofactocin, a small molecule electron carrier derived from the final two residues of the mycofactocin precursor protein, MftA. Mycofactocin is thought to mediate transfers of electrons between such non-exchangeable NAD cofactors from different enzymes acting on different substates, and has been shown to play a role in the metabolism of alcohols and aldehydes in Mycolicibacterium smegmatis and in Mycobacterium tuberculosis.) — translation MIDLTDQVALVTGAARGIGRAVAVSLAEAGAAVVVTDLGRPVEGLTYTLASNDDLAETVRLIRDAGGRAESAYADVRDHTALEAAVRTATDSYGRLDLVVANAGIASWPELTWKATPDQWQTMIDVVLTGTWNTARAAIPAIIAGGRGGSIVFVGSTAAVKPLPTIGHYAAAKYGTVGLLKSLALELAGDSIRVNAVHPGGTGTDMTQNPAAEHWQATATGVGGALELPLPIHRMEAVDVAHAVRWLCSSEARYMTGAELVLDAGATLR, via the coding sequence GTGATCGATCTGACAGACCAGGTGGCGCTCGTCACCGGAGCCGCCCGCGGCATCGGACGAGCCGTCGCTGTGAGCCTCGCCGAGGCGGGGGCGGCCGTGGTGGTGACCGACCTCGGGCGGCCCGTCGAGGGCCTCACGTACACCCTCGCGTCGAACGACGACCTGGCCGAGACTGTCCGCCTGATCCGTGACGCCGGCGGCAGGGCGGAGAGCGCCTACGCCGACGTCCGCGACCACACGGCGCTCGAGGCGGCTGTCCGCACGGCGACCGACTCCTACGGGCGCCTCGACCTCGTGGTCGCCAACGCCGGCATCGCCAGCTGGCCCGAGCTCACCTGGAAGGCCACCCCGGATCAGTGGCAGACGATGATCGACGTCGTCCTCACCGGCACGTGGAACACCGCGCGAGCGGCCATCCCCGCCATCATCGCCGGCGGGCGGGGCGGGTCGATCGTCTTCGTCGGCTCCACCGCGGCCGTCAAGCCGCTGCCCACCATCGGCCACTACGCCGCGGCGAAGTACGGGACGGTGGGCCTGCTGAAGAGCCTCGCGCTCGAGCTGGCGGGCGACAGCATCCGGGTCAACGCCGTCCACCCCGGTGGCACCGGCACCGACATGACCCAGAACCCGGCGGCCGAGCACTGGCAGGCCACGGCCACAGGAGTCGGCGGGGCCCTCGAGCTGCCGCTGCCCATCCACCGCATGGAGGCCGTCGACGTGGCCCACGCCGTCCGGTGGCTGTGCTCCTCCGAGGCCAGGTACATGACCGGCGCCGAACTGGTGCTGGACGCCGGCGCGACGCTGCGTTGA
- a CDS encoding nucleoside hydrolase produces MATEIIFDCDTGVDDAMAIMYGAGNGARFVACTVTHGNVPVHVGARNTLTILDAVGLTDVPVHQGAARPMAQPLLTAEFVHGHDGLGDAGHAPSQRSLAGTLAAAEIVRLARSRPGELTLVAVGPLTNIGLALLLEPELPRLIRRVVVMGGAAGVPGNASETGEANIWHDPEAAQLVLDAPWDLVLVGLEITMSTAMPAEVVARLEAVETPHGRMLWQSMQHYIDVYEPLVGMRTCVLHDPLAMALALDPDLATYRLARAGVELRGERTRGQVVADLRGFEPDPTDPLEPGVVRLVDTLDVEAFHEKFLRALGA; encoded by the coding sequence ATGGCCACCGAGATCATCTTCGACTGCGACACCGGCGTCGACGACGCCATGGCGATCATGTACGGCGCCGGGAACGGGGCGCGGTTCGTGGCGTGCACCGTCACGCACGGCAACGTGCCGGTGCACGTGGGCGCCCGCAACACGCTGACCATCCTCGACGCCGTGGGGCTCACCGACGTGCCGGTGCACCAGGGCGCCGCGCGGCCGATGGCCCAGCCGCTGCTGACCGCCGAGTTCGTGCACGGCCACGACGGGCTCGGCGACGCCGGGCACGCCCCGTCGCAGCGCAGCCTCGCGGGCACGCTGGCCGCCGCGGAGATCGTCCGGCTGGCCCGCAGCCGCCCCGGCGAGCTGACGCTCGTCGCGGTGGGACCGCTCACCAACATCGGGCTGGCGCTGCTGCTCGAGCCCGAGCTGCCGCGCCTGATCCGCCGGGTGGTGGTGATGGGCGGCGCGGCCGGCGTCCCCGGCAACGCCTCGGAGACCGGCGAGGCGAACATCTGGCACGACCCCGAGGCCGCGCAGCTCGTGCTGGACGCGCCCTGGGACCTGGTGCTGGTGGGCTTGGAGATCACCATGAGCACGGCCATGCCGGCCGAGGTCGTGGCGAGGCTCGAGGCCGTCGAGACGCCGCACGGCCGGATGCTGTGGCAGTCGATGCAGCACTACATCGACGTGTACGAGCCGCTGGTCGGCATGCGCACCTGCGTGCTGCACGACCCGCTGGCGATGGCCCTGGCGCTGGACCCGGACCTGGCCACCTACCGCCTGGCGCGGGCTGGCGTCGAGCTGCGCGGGGAGCGGACCCGCGGCCAGGTCGTCGCGGACCTGCGCGGCTTCGAGCCGGACCCCACCGACCCGCTCGAGCCCGGGGTGGTGCGCCTGGTCGACACGCTGGACGTCGAGGCCTTCCATGAGAAGTTCCTGCGCGCCCTCGGCGCGTGA
- a CDS encoding ABC transporter permease yields the protein MGVLEQIFTASMLFVILMKVAPLLLAAIGGAFTQQGNILNIGLEGMMLIGAFTSIAVGSATGSALVGVGAAVAAALVLALIYAFATLWLKADFIVVGIGVNLLAAGLSVFLLQVFYGNPGVTPPSASIRLPRISLGPLAEVPVIGPALHNQTALVWLALLAVPVASIVLYRTRYGVHLRAVGEDEAAAEAAGIGVRRVKFQSILISGVLCGVAGAQLAMATLGSFTANMTSGRGFIAVAALTFGLAKPVRTMVAAFIFGAADAIADQLGIAGFNSNLALMTPYIITIIALVLVGIRFHKIRSKAPSATPAPQTA from the coding sequence ATGGGCGTCCTGGAGCAGATCTTCACCGCCAGCATGCTCTTCGTCATCCTGATGAAGGTGGCGCCGCTGCTGCTGGCCGCCATCGGCGGCGCGTTCACCCAGCAGGGCAACATCCTCAACATCGGGCTCGAGGGCATGATGCTGATCGGGGCGTTCACCTCGATCGCCGTCGGCTCGGCCACCGGCAGCGCCCTCGTCGGCGTGGGCGCCGCGGTGGCGGCCGCGCTGGTCCTGGCCCTGATCTACGCGTTCGCGACGCTGTGGCTCAAGGCCGACTTCATCGTGGTCGGCATCGGTGTGAACCTGCTGGCCGCGGGGCTGTCGGTGTTCTTGCTGCAGGTCTTCTACGGCAACCCGGGCGTCACGCCGCCCAGCGCGAGCATCCGGCTGCCGCGCATCTCGCTGGGCCCGCTCGCCGAGGTCCCGGTGATCGGCCCGGCCCTGCACAACCAGACGGCGCTCGTGTGGCTCGCGCTCCTGGCCGTGCCGGTGGCCTCGATCGTGCTGTACCGGACCCGCTACGGCGTGCACCTGCGCGCCGTGGGCGAGGACGAGGCCGCCGCCGAGGCCGCGGGCATCGGCGTCCGCAGGGTCAAGTTCCAGAGCATCCTGATCTCCGGGGTGCTGTGCGGGGTCGCCGGGGCGCAGCTGGCCATGGCCACTCTCGGCAGCTTCACCGCGAACATGACCTCGGGGCGCGGCTTCATCGCCGTCGCGGCGCTCACGTTCGGGCTGGCCAAGCCGGTGCGGACGATGGTCGCGGCGTTCATCTTCGGCGCCGCGGACGCGATCGCCGATCAGCTCGGCATCGCCGGGTTCAACTCGAACCTGGCGCTCATGACCCCCTACATCATCACGATCATCGCGCTGGTCCTGGTGGGCATCCGCTTCCACAAGATCCGCAGCAAGGCGCCGTCAGCGACGCCGGCCCCACAGACAGCCTGA
- a CDS encoding nucleoside hydrolase: MALKMILDCDTGVDDTLAILYAALHPDIDLIGLGSVWGNVDVATATRNCLHTVHMAGRPDVPVAAGAAGPIAGGEAVFAYHVHGDDGQGNAGSGRQVRAVVPGSAAEQIIRLVTAHPGEVEIVAVGPLTNLAIALGLCPDLPSLVRGVTIMGGAADAPGNVTEVAEANIWCDPEAAAAVFNAPWRLTMVGLDVTMRTTLDDAHRARLDAGGSIGQYVSRILDFYFDFFAAAAFGERRSCMHDALAVAVAAGTLVPDLAPTVNAYVVTGDGPTRGQTVCDTRGKYMGFPAQEGAHCRVVLQTDPRFGDQVVDLIASAGDSAIPLDKETSQ, encoded by the coding sequence ATGGCACTGAAGATGATCCTCGACTGCGACACCGGGGTCGACGACACCCTCGCGATCCTCTACGCGGCGCTGCACCCCGACATCGACCTCATCGGCCTGGGATCGGTGTGGGGCAACGTCGATGTGGCGACCGCGACGCGCAACTGCCTGCACACCGTGCACATGGCGGGCCGCCCCGACGTCCCCGTGGCCGCGGGCGCGGCGGGGCCCATCGCGGGCGGCGAGGCCGTGTTCGCGTACCACGTGCACGGCGACGACGGGCAGGGGAACGCCGGCTCGGGGCGGCAGGTGAGGGCCGTGGTCCCGGGCAGCGCCGCCGAGCAGATCATCCGCCTGGTGACGGCCCACCCGGGCGAGGTGGAGATCGTCGCGGTGGGCCCGCTCACCAACCTGGCGATCGCGCTGGGCCTGTGCCCGGACCTGCCGAGCCTGGTGCGGGGCGTCACGATCATGGGCGGCGCCGCCGACGCCCCCGGCAACGTCACCGAGGTGGCCGAGGCGAACATCTGGTGCGACCCCGAGGCCGCGGCCGCGGTGTTCAACGCCCCGTGGCGCCTGACCATGGTCGGCCTGGACGTGACCATGCGCACCACGCTCGACGACGCCCACCGCGCCCGGCTCGACGCCGGCGGCTCCATCGGCCAGTACGTCTCGCGGATCCTCGACTTCTACTTCGACTTCTTCGCGGCGGCCGCGTTCGGCGAGCGCCGCAGCTGCATGCACGACGCCCTGGCCGTGGCCGTCGCCGCGGGCACGCTCGTCCCGGACCTCGCCCCCACCGTCAACGCGTACGTCGTCACCGGTGACGGCCCCACCCGCGGCCAGACGGTGTGCGACACCCGGGGCAAGTACATGGGCTTCCCCGCCCAGGAGGGCGCGCACTGCCGGGTGGTCCTCCAGACCGACCCCCGGTTCGGCGACCAGGTCGTGGACCTCATCGCCTCCGCCGGCGACTCCGCCATCCCGCTCGACAAGGAGACCTCCCAGTGA
- a CDS encoding nucleoside hydrolase: MTERIILDCDPGHDDALAMILAAGNPGIELVAVTTCAGNQTLEKVTRNALSVCAIAGIDVPVAAGCRGPLVRPQMVAPDIHGESGLDGPVLPAPVRELDPRHAVDLIIDEVMAAEPGTLTLVPTGPLTNIALAMSKEPRIVERVKQVVLMGGGYTRGNRTPAAEFNIIADPEAAQAVFAGAWKVVMVGLDLTHQATADADVVARIAAIDSPLSEFVVEILKFFGKTYREHQGFDAPPVHDLCCVAWLVDPDVFTTRSAFVAVELTGTWTTGMTVTDFEDLLGQPHNTDVAVRLDKPLLWDMTVEAIAALSARKAG, from the coding sequence ATGACCGAACGCATCATCCTCGACTGCGACCCGGGCCACGACGACGCCCTGGCGATGATCCTGGCCGCCGGCAACCCCGGCATCGAGCTGGTCGCCGTGACGACCTGCGCCGGGAACCAGACTCTCGAGAAGGTGACCCGCAACGCGCTGTCGGTGTGCGCGATCGCGGGGATCGACGTGCCCGTCGCCGCCGGGTGCCGGGGACCGCTGGTCCGCCCCCAGATGGTGGCGCCCGACATCCACGGCGAGTCGGGGCTCGACGGCCCCGTGCTGCCGGCGCCGGTGCGGGAGCTGGACCCCCGGCACGCCGTGGACCTCATCATCGACGAGGTGATGGCCGCCGAGCCCGGCACCCTCACGCTGGTCCCCACGGGCCCGCTCACCAACATCGCCCTGGCGATGAGCAAGGAGCCCCGCATCGTCGAGCGGGTCAAGCAGGTCGTCCTGATGGGCGGCGGCTACACCCGCGGCAACCGGACCCCGGCGGCGGAGTTCAACATCATCGCCGACCCCGAGGCCGCGCAGGCGGTGTTCGCGGGCGCGTGGAAGGTGGTCATGGTGGGGCTGGACCTCACCCACCAGGCGACCGCCGACGCGGACGTGGTGGCCCGGATCGCGGCCATCGACTCGCCGCTGTCCGAGTTCGTGGTGGAGATCCTGAAGTTCTTCGGGAAGACCTACCGCGAGCACCAGGGCTTCGACGCCCCGCCCGTGCACGACCTGTGCTGCGTGGCCTGGCTCGTGGACCCGGACGTGTTCACCACCCGCAGCGCCTTCGTCGCCGTGGAGCTCACGGGCACGTGGACCACGGGCATGACGGTGACCGACTTCGAGGACCTGCTGGGCCAGCCGCACAACACGGACGTCGCCGTCCGGCTCGACAAGCCGCTGCTGTGGGACATGACCGTCGAGGCGATCGCCGCGCTCTCCGCACGGAAGGCCGGCTGA
- a CDS encoding nucleoside hydrolase — protein sequence MAIPVIIDTDPGIDDALALMLAIASPELDLRAVTTVGGNTGLAHTTENALRLLHLLGRDDVPVAAGADVPLVRRDSAPDPSTHGEDGFGGVRLDPAPRGADPRSAVQVMVDVIEGSAEPVTLIALGPLTNVAVLVAAFPDVAARLERIVLMGGGARVIGNMTPAAEFNIWYDPEAAARVFAAGVPVTMVGLDVTHQALTAPEDWDGLRGGGPVAEAVLAMVEFYTAYYLAVAGTASTAQHDSLAVAAVLQPGLVTTRSLHVDVECAGALTRGMTVVDVDDVAKAAPNADVALAVDADAFNRLLVSRVTALDARLR from the coding sequence ATGGCCATCCCCGTCATCATCGACACCGACCCGGGCATCGACGACGCCCTGGCGCTCATGCTCGCCATCGCGAGCCCCGAGCTGGACCTGCGGGCCGTCACCACGGTGGGCGGCAACACCGGGCTGGCGCACACCACCGAGAACGCGTTGCGCCTCCTGCACCTGCTCGGCCGGGACGACGTGCCGGTGGCGGCGGGCGCCGATGTGCCGCTCGTGCGCCGGGACTCCGCTCCCGACCCGAGCACCCATGGCGAGGACGGGTTCGGGGGCGTGCGGCTCGACCCGGCGCCGCGCGGAGCGGACCCCCGATCGGCCGTGCAGGTCATGGTCGACGTGATCGAGGGCTCGGCGGAGCCGGTGACGCTCATCGCGCTGGGCCCGCTGACGAACGTCGCGGTGCTCGTCGCCGCGTTCCCGGACGTCGCCGCGAGGCTCGAGCGCATCGTGCTGATGGGCGGCGGGGCCCGGGTGATCGGCAACATGACCCCGGCCGCGGAGTTCAACATCTGGTACGACCCCGAGGCCGCGGCCCGGGTCTTCGCCGCGGGCGTCCCCGTGACGATGGTCGGCCTGGACGTGACCCACCAGGCGCTCACCGCGCCCGAGGACTGGGACGGCCTGCGTGGCGGCGGGCCGGTGGCCGAGGCCGTGCTCGCGATGGTCGAGTTCTACACCGCGTACTACCTGGCCGTGGCGGGCACCGCGTCCACCGCCCAGCACGACTCGCTGGCCGTGGCGGCCGTCCTCCAGCCGGGCCTGGTGACCACCCGGAGCCTCCACGTCGACGTGGAGTGCGCCGGCGCCCTGACCCGCGGCATGACGGTGGTGGACGTCGACGACGTCGCCAAGGCCGCGCCCAACGCCGATGTCGCCCTCGCGGTGGACGCCGACGCCTTCAACCGGCTGCTGGTCTCGCGCGTCACGGCGCTCGACGCCCGGCTGCGCTGA
- a CDS encoding BMP family lipoprotein: MKQRLIGGVAIAAAATLTLAACGGGDATETAGSTEGAKDGALSVVNVVNGPLGDQGFFDDAARGMAEMEKAGSKIQNIQSDAENPAQWRSNLESVSGGDWDVVIVGTSQFIDILDETAPKYPKQNYLIYDSVVEQPNVASIVYRQNEGSFLAGVLAAQATINKDTFPLATGSKKVGIVGGMDIPVINDFVVGYKKGVESVDPSIEVLVSYVGDFVDSNRGFDQATAMYEQGADVVFQVAGGAGIGVLRAAEDSNRYAIGVDSNQNPLHKGHILGSMLKNIGVSLKSAVDAHAAGTLKFGETTEYGLHNNGVSLTFEDNGDIVPKEIQDEIATYSKKVVDGEIKVPTAY; this comes from the coding sequence ATGAAGCAGCGACTGATAGGCGGTGTCGCGATCGCCGCGGCTGCCACCCTCACACTCGCGGCGTGCGGTGGCGGCGACGCCACGGAGACCGCCGGCAGCACGGAGGGCGCCAAGGACGGCGCGCTGTCCGTGGTGAACGTCGTCAACGGCCCGCTGGGCGACCAGGGGTTCTTCGACGACGCGGCACGCGGCATGGCCGAGATGGAGAAGGCCGGCAGCAAGATCCAGAACATCCAGAGCGACGCCGAGAACCCGGCGCAGTGGCGCTCGAACCTGGAGTCCGTCTCCGGCGGCGACTGGGACGTCGTGATCGTCGGCACCTCGCAGTTCATCGACATCCTCGACGAGACCGCCCCGAAGTACCCGAAGCAGAACTACCTGATCTACGACTCCGTCGTCGAGCAGCCCAACGTCGCGTCCATCGTCTACCGCCAGAACGAGGGCTCGTTCCTGGCTGGCGTGCTCGCCGCGCAGGCGACCATCAACAAGGACACGTTCCCGCTGGCCACCGGCAGCAAGAAGGTCGGGATCGTCGGCGGCATGGACATCCCCGTGATCAACGACTTCGTGGTCGGCTACAAGAAGGGCGTGGAGTCCGTCGACCCGTCGATCGAGGTCCTCGTCTCCTACGTCGGCGACTTCGTCGACTCGAACCGCGGGTTCGACCAGGCCACCGCCATGTACGAGCAGGGCGCGGACGTCGTCTTCCAGGTCGCGGGAGGCGCCGGCATCGGCGTGCTGCGCGCCGCCGAGGACAGCAACCGGTACGCGATCGGCGTCGACTCGAACCAGAACCCGCTGCACAAGGGGCACATCCTCGGCTCGATGCTCAAGAACATCGGCGTCTCGCTCAAGTCGGCCGTCGACGCGCACGCCGCGGGCACGCTCAAGTTCGGCGAGACCACCGAGTACGGCCTGCACAACAACGGCGTGAGCCTCACCTTCGAGGACAACGGCGACATCGTCCCGAAGGAGATCCAGGACGAGATCGCGACGTACTCGAAGAAGGTCGTCGACGGCGAGATCAAGGTCCCGACGGCGTACTGA
- a CDS encoding ATP-binding cassette domain-containing protein gives MATPLLELRHITKAFGPKVANDDISLSVLPGRIHALVGENGAGKTTLMTMIAGTAQPDSGAILFDGREVRITSPQKASALGIGMVHQHFKLVPSLTVAANVFLGRELRTQRGTLDAKRMEAEVSALSERFGLEIDPQAKVSTLSVGLRQRVEVLKALSHDTRLLILDEPTAVLTPGESDELFEVIRSLAAKGCAVLFISHKLGEVLEIADAITVIRDGRSIDTRPAAGLSQADIAQMMVGREVLLRIAHTPAKPGAPVLEVDGLTVVDERGVTVIDDLALQVRAGEIVGIAGVEGNGQSELAAAVAGMQGVDAGRITLAGADVSGASVAARRAAGLAYIPEDRHAVGTGPGMSVTENLIPTHLTAPVARRGWISGSSAEAFARRLIAGFDVRGAQPSTTISTLSGGNIQKVVIAREFESSPKVLMVSQPTRGVDVGAMEFVHNAIVSQRDQGAGVLLLSADLNEVMSLSDRLLVMFRGQIVAEFTQENMSEAAVGLAMAGIPPQAEDLARAQASHDAVVAERAAAAAAASGSDAPAAPREATPVPQEREGIPQRLGRSCLAALRGSAQPVMAIALSLVIGAIVILALGENPLAAYTELFFSNFRAPFGMAALISQFIPLAVLSAAVIISFRAGFFNIGGEGQLFIGAFCGAWAGFTFTDLPAPLLTVVMMLCGMLGAMIWGAIPGALLAFWRVDIIVTTLMMSTIATLLTAYLVTGPFRDPGAGLAASPKILPEARLPVFSAPYGFGMDLVVALLIVIALGLVLTRSVWGLRVRQLGEMNRFAEYTGVNPKMMSIQVMAISGAVAGLAGTLFVLGPNGGRFLQTFSPGYGFLGITVALLARLNPWAAIVAAAFYANMMAGSNAMQLNTSVPFPLVNVLQGLIILSITAVFLVDRRTRDKLLAMLPSRRRTTAAPAAAAAGATAGPAADAPLDHEPVLAAERPGAAAAPPPGGTPRTPDRGADAENRGDL, from the coding sequence ATGGCCACACCCCTGCTGGAGCTCCGCCACATCACCAAGGCCTTCGGGCCCAAGGTGGCGAACGACGACATCTCCTTGTCCGTGCTCCCCGGGCGGATCCACGCCCTCGTCGGCGAGAACGGCGCCGGCAAGACGACCCTCATGACGATGATCGCCGGCACGGCCCAGCCCGATTCCGGCGCCATCCTCTTCGACGGCCGGGAGGTGCGGATCACCAGCCCCCAGAAGGCGTCAGCCCTGGGCATCGGCATGGTGCACCAGCACTTCAAGCTCGTGCCGTCCCTCACGGTCGCCGCCAACGTCTTCCTCGGCCGGGAGCTGCGCACCCAGCGGGGCACCCTCGACGCGAAGCGCATGGAGGCGGAGGTCTCCGCGCTCAGCGAGCGCTTCGGCCTCGAGATCGACCCCCAGGCGAAGGTCTCGACGCTCTCCGTCGGGCTGCGCCAGCGCGTCGAGGTCCTCAAGGCCCTCAGTCACGACACCCGGCTGCTGATCCTCGACGAGCCCACGGCCGTGCTCACCCCCGGCGAGTCCGACGAGCTGTTCGAGGTCATCCGGTCGCTCGCGGCCAAGGGGTGCGCCGTGCTGTTCATCTCGCACAAGCTCGGCGAGGTCCTCGAGATCGCCGACGCCATCACGGTGATCCGCGACGGCCGCTCCATCGACACGCGCCCCGCGGCGGGCCTCTCCCAGGCCGACATCGCGCAGATGATGGTCGGCCGCGAGGTGCTGCTGCGCATCGCCCACACCCCCGCGAAGCCCGGCGCCCCGGTGCTGGAGGTCGACGGCCTCACGGTCGTGGACGAGCGGGGCGTGACCGTCATCGACGACCTCGCGCTGCAGGTGCGCGCCGGGGAGATCGTCGGCATCGCCGGCGTGGAGGGCAACGGGCAGTCCGAGCTCGCCGCCGCGGTCGCCGGAATGCAGGGCGTCGACGCCGGCCGCATCACCCTGGCCGGTGCGGACGTCAGCGGGGCGAGCGTCGCCGCCCGGCGCGCCGCGGGCCTCGCGTACATCCCCGAGGACCGTCACGCGGTGGGCACCGGCCCGGGGATGTCGGTCACCGAGAACCTCATCCCCACCCACCTGACGGCGCCGGTGGCGAGGCGCGGCTGGATCAGCGGCAGCAGCGCCGAGGCGTTCGCCCGCCGGCTCATCGCCGGCTTCGACGTGCGCGGCGCCCAGCCGTCCACGACGATCAGCACGCTGTCCGGCGGGAACATCCAGAAGGTCGTCATCGCGCGCGAGTTCGAGAGCTCGCCCAAGGTCCTCATGGTCAGCCAGCCCACGCGCGGCGTCGACGTCGGCGCGATGGAGTTCGTGCACAACGCGATCGTGTCCCAGCGGGACCAGGGCGCCGGCGTGCTGCTGCTGTCCGCCGACCTCAACGAGGTCATGTCGCTGTCCGACCGGCTGCTCGTGATGTTCCGCGGGCAGATCGTCGCGGAGTTCACGCAGGAGAACATGAGCGAGGCCGCGGTCGGCCTGGCCATGGCGGGCATCCCGCCGCAGGCCGAGGACCTCGCCCGGGCCCAGGCGTCGCATGACGCCGTGGTCGCCGAGCGCGCCGCGGCAGCGGCAGCGGCAAGCGGCTCGGACGCGCCCGCCGCCCCGCGCGAGGCGACACCCGTCCCGCAGGAGCGGGAGGGCATCCCGCAACGCCTGGGCAGATCGTGCCTCGCCGCGCTGCGCGGCTCGGCGCAGCCCGTGATGGCCATCGCGCTGTCACTGGTCATCGGGGCGATCGTGATCCTCGCGCTCGGGGAGAACCCCCTCGCGGCGTACACCGAGCTGTTCTTCTCGAACTTCCGCGCCCCGTTCGGCATGGCGGCGCTGATCTCGCAGTTCATCCCGCTCGCCGTGCTCTCGGCGGCGGTGATCATCTCCTTCCGCGCCGGGTTCTTCAACATCGGCGGCGAGGGCCAGCTCTTCATCGGCGCGTTCTGCGGCGCGTGGGCGGGCTTCACCTTCACCGACCTGCCGGCGCCGCTGCTCACCGTGGTGATGATGCTGTGCGGCATGCTCGGGGCGATGATCTGGGGCGCGATCCCCGGGGCGCTGCTCGCGTTCTGGCGGGTGGACATCATCGTCACCACGCTCATGATGAGCACCATCGCGACCCTGCTCACCGCCTACCTGGTGACCGGCCCGTTCCGGGACCCCGGCGCCGGGCTCGCGGCGTCGCCGAAGATCCTCCCTGAGGCGCGGCTGCCCGTGTTCAGCGCGCCGTACGGGTTCGGCATGGACCTGGTGGTGGCCCTGCTCATCGTGATCGCCCTGGGCCTGGTGCTGACGCGCTCGGTGTGGGGCCTGCGGGTCCGCCAGCTCGGCGAGATGAACCGCTTCGCGGAGTACACCGGCGTCAACCCGAAGATGATGAGCATCCAGGTCATGGCGATCTCCGGCGCCGTCGCCGGGCTCGCCGGGACGCTGTTCGTGCTCGGCCCCAACGGCGGCCGGTTCCTGCAGACGTTCTCCCCCGGCTACGGGTTCCTCGGCATCACCGTGGCGCTGCTGGCCCGGCTGAACCCGTGGGCGGCGATCGTCGCGGCGGCGTTCTACGCCAACATGATGGCCGGCTCGAACGCGATGCAGCTCAACACCTCGGTGCCGTTCCCGCTGGTCAACGTCCTCCAGGGCCTGATCATCCTGTCCATCACCGCGGTGTTCCTGGTGGACCGCCGCACCCGCGACAAGCTCCTGGCGATGCTGCCCAGCCGCCGGCGCACGACGGCGGCCCCCGCTGCCGCCGCCGCGGGCGCCACGGCGGGACCCGCCGCCGACGCGCCCCTCGACCACGAGCCCGTCCTGGCCGCTGAGCGTCCTGGCGCAGCGGCCGCACCGCCACCTGGTGGCACACCCCGGACGCCGGACCGCGGCGCCGACGCCGAGAACCGAGGAGACCTCTGA